The sequence AAGCTAATATTTGTTTAGAAGCATCAACAGCAGCCTGATGATGAGGWATCATTCCTTTAATGAAATCTATATCATTATCAGCACTAACTTCTATCATAGACATTTCCATCATCATATCATTCATKATTTTTTCTGCTTCATCA is a genomic window of Brachyspira sp. SAP_772 containing:
- a CDS encoding DUF305 domain-containing protein, translating into DEAEKIMNDMMMEMSMIEVSADNDIDFIKGMIPHHQAAVDASKQILAYTKDDKIKEIANRIIADQEKEIADMNNLLXSLTSK